A genomic region of Paenibacillus sp. PL2-23 contains the following coding sequences:
- a CDS encoding YjcZ family sporulation protein yields MSGCVGGAYGYNNVGAILVLFILLVIIACSLCGFGGFGKW; encoded by the coding sequence ATGTCCGGTTGCGTTGGTGGTGCTTACGGCTACAATAACGTTGGAGCGATTCTGGTTCTCTTTATCCTGTTGGTGATTATCGCTTGCAGCTTGTGCGGTTTCGGCGGCTTTGGCAAATGGTAG
- a CDS encoding phosphodiester glycosidase family protein — translation MKRHQTTITIAAAVIFLFTLSIILYKLADRYLIEHVEVIVTEKEALTGAALEDAVPSDLDKPEDWDSDSLTTASTAVWDDWSYQDERVSIAIEQVQTGSGADAITYFVADVLLKDNASLRTAFAKDSFGRNIIENTSAIASHKDAIFAINGDYYGFRDNGVIIRNGTLYRDEPARDALALFTDGTLATYDEEEVSSEELLRSGVAHTFSFGPILVAEGEIAEDLDHVVIDTNFGNRSIEDANPRTGIGMIEPNHYVFVVVDGRSKGYSRGMTLSEFAALFQELGATEAYNLDGGGSSTMYFNGRVVNNPEGKGEERGVSDIIYISA, via the coding sequence ATGAAACGACACCAAACTACAATAACGATCGCCGCAGCCGTTATATTTCTCTTTACACTCAGCATCATCCTGTACAAGCTGGCCGACCGCTACCTTATCGAGCATGTCGAGGTTATCGTGACCGAGAAGGAAGCCTTGACCGGCGCAGCGCTTGAGGATGCCGTCCCTTCCGATTTGGACAAGCCTGAAGATTGGGACAGCGACAGCTTGACGACAGCCTCGACAGCCGTATGGGATGACTGGAGCTATCAAGACGAGCGTGTATCGATTGCCATCGAGCAGGTGCAGACGGGTTCTGGGGCTGACGCCATTACATATTTCGTCGCTGACGTCCTGCTGAAGGACAACGCCAGCCTGCGGACCGCCTTTGCCAAGGACTCGTTCGGGCGGAATATCATTGAGAACACATCCGCGATCGCCTCCCACAAGGATGCCATCTTCGCGATCAACGGCGACTACTACGGCTTCCGGGACAATGGCGTTATTATTCGGAACGGCACGCTGTATCGAGATGAGCCTGCGCGCGACGCGCTTGCTTTATTCACGGACGGCACTCTCGCCACCTACGACGAAGAAGAGGTTTCGTCCGAGGAGCTGCTGCGCAGCGGCGTTGCTCATACCTTTTCATTCGGACCGATTCTCGTCGCGGAGGGAGAGATCGCGGAGGATCTCGATCATGTCGTCATTGATACCAATTTCGGCAATCGTTCCATCGAAGACGCCAATCCACGTACCGGCATCGGCATGATCGAGCCGAATCATTATGTTTTTGTTGTGGTCGACGGTCGCAGCAAAGGCTACAGCCGCGGTATGACGCTAAGCGAATTTGCAGCCCTCTTCCAGGAGCTTGGCGCAACCGAAGCATACAATCTCGATGGCGGCGGCTCATCCACCATGTATTTCAACGGCAGGGTCGTGAACAACCCCGAAGGAAAAGGTGAAGAGCGCGGCGTCAGTGACATTATCTACATCAGCGCATAA
- a CDS encoding bifunctional glycosyltransferase family 2/GtrA family protein, with amino-acid sequence MICLIPSYEPDIRLITLIRQLKEELVAQIVIVDDGSGPLYQQLFQQARQEGCIVLTHEANLGKGRALKTGFAHIRELADPHGVVVCADSDGQHLPADIRRIAEAAIAHQGHIVLGGRRFTGEVPLRSKLGNTLTRKVYALATGLHLYDTQTGLRGFSFSMLERLCRITGERFEYEMNMLLAASEEGWPLMELPIDTVYLENNQSSHFRPLTDSIKIYLPFLRYSASSVLAAAIDFGMLFLLAWLTDHLLIAVAGARLCSSIFNYAVNRRFVFRKKHGAAIARSMPKYFALVLVILLLNYGLMALAHEGLDMPLLASKLVTEAALFLFSYWAQRKLVY; translated from the coding sequence ATGATTTGTTTAATTCCATCCTACGAGCCGGATATCCGACTGATTACACTCATCCGACAGTTGAAGGAGGAGCTAGTCGCTCAGATCGTCATCGTCGACGACGGCAGCGGCCCGCTCTACCAGCAATTATTCCAGCAGGCGCGGCAAGAAGGCTGCATCGTTCTTACTCACGAAGCGAACCTGGGCAAAGGCCGTGCCCTTAAGACAGGCTTCGCCCATATTCGCGAGCTTGCAGACCCGCACGGCGTCGTCGTCTGCGCCGACAGCGACGGTCAGCACTTACCCGCGGACATCAGGCGTATTGCCGAGGCGGCAATCGCCCATCAAGGCCATATCGTCTTGGGCGGCAGGCGCTTCACCGGCGAAGTGCCGCTGCGCAGCAAGCTCGGCAATACGCTGACGCGCAAGGTGTACGCCTTGGCAACTGGGCTGCACCTCTACGATACGCAGACCGGTCTGCGCGGCTTCTCCTTCTCCATGCTGGAGCGTCTCTGCCGCATCACCGGCGAACGGTTCGAATACGAAATGAATATGCTCCTCGCCGCCTCGGAGGAAGGCTGGCCGCTGATGGAGCTCCCGATCGACACCGTCTATCTGGAGAACAATCAATCCTCCCATTTCCGACCGCTGACCGACTCGATTAAAATCTATCTGCCGTTCCTGAGATACAGCGCTTCGTCCGTGCTGGCCGCAGCCATCGACTTCGGCATGCTGTTTCTGCTTGCCTGGCTGACCGATCATTTGCTCATCGCTGTTGCCGGAGCGCGGCTGTGCAGCTCGATCTTCAATTACGCGGTGAACCGGCGGTTCGTGTTCCGCAAGAAGCATGGCGCGGCGATCGCAAGGTCGATGCCCAAATATTTTGCGCTGGTGCTGGTCATTCTACTGTTGAATTACGGGTTGATGGCCCTTGCGCACGAGGGACTCGACATGCCGCTGCTCGCATCAAAGCTGGTGACTGAAGCCGCCTTGTTCCTGTTCAGCTACTGGGCGCAGAGGAAGCTCGTCTATTAA
- the tyrS gene encoding tyrosine--tRNA ligase, whose product MNIIDELEWRDAINQQTDAEGLRELVKEKKVSLYCGVDPTGDSMHIGHLIPFMMLKRFQLAGHRPVILIGGATGTIGDPSGRTSERSLQTLEQIQANVEALTAQLKKLFDRKEEGGGDLRMVNNYDWTHKINVIEFLRDYGKNFSINTMLAKDVVSSRLESGISFTEFSYQILQSLDFLHLYKEEDVQLQIGGSDQWGNITAGLDLIRKKEGSEAKAFGLTIPLMLKADGTKFGKTAGGAVWLDPNKTTPYEFYQFWANTDDRDVVKYLKFFTFLSKEQIEALEEKVKTEPHKREAQKALAEEMTRFVHGEAMLEQAKKITAALFSGDIKSLTADEIEQGFKEMPTFEAARETKNIVDWLVDIGIEPSKRQAREDITNGAISMNGDRVSDVAFEVTPEHAFDGRFIIIRKGKKNYSLVRLT is encoded by the coding sequence ATGAACATTATCGACGAACTGGAATGGCGCGACGCCATTAATCAGCAGACCGACGCGGAAGGTCTGCGCGAGCTTGTTAAGGAGAAGAAGGTTTCGCTGTACTGCGGCGTCGATCCTACGGGCGACAGCATGCATATCGGACATCTGATTCCGTTCATGATGCTGAAGCGATTCCAGCTTGCGGGACATCGTCCCGTCATTCTGATTGGCGGGGCAACAGGCACGATCGGCGACCCAAGCGGCCGCACCTCGGAACGTTCCCTGCAGACGCTGGAGCAGATTCAGGCCAATGTTGAAGCGCTCACGGCGCAGCTCAAGAAGCTGTTCGACCGCAAGGAGGAGGGCGGCGGCGATCTGCGTATGGTGAACAATTACGATTGGACGCATAAGATTAACGTCATCGAATTCCTGCGCGACTACGGCAAAAACTTCAGCATCAACACGATGCTGGCGAAGGACGTTGTGTCGAGCCGTCTCGAGAGCGGCATCTCGTTCACAGAGTTCTCGTACCAGATTCTGCAGTCGCTGGACTTCCTGCATCTGTACAAGGAAGAGGATGTGCAGTTGCAGATCGGCGGCTCCGATCAATGGGGCAACATTACGGCGGGGCTGGATCTGATCCGCAAGAAGGAAGGCTCGGAGGCCAAGGCGTTCGGCTTGACGATTCCGCTTATGCTGAAGGCGGACGGCACTAAATTCGGCAAGACGGCGGGCGGCGCGGTATGGCTTGATCCCAACAAGACGACGCCATATGAGTTCTACCAGTTCTGGGCGAACACAGATGACCGTGATGTTGTCAAATACCTCAAGTTCTTCACCTTCCTGAGCAAGGAGCAGATCGAAGCGCTGGAGGAGAAGGTGAAGACGGAGCCGCATAAGCGTGAGGCGCAGAAGGCACTGGCGGAGGAAATGACCCGTTTCGTCCATGGCGAGGCGATGCTGGAGCAAGCCAAAAAGATAACGGCGGCGCTGTTCAGCGGTGACATCAAGTCGCTTACGGCGGATGAAATCGAGCAGGGCTTCAAGGAGATGCCGACGTTCGAGGCGGCCAGAGAAACCAAAAATATCGTGGACTGGCTGGTCGATATAGGCATTGAGCCGTCCAAGCGCCAGGCGCGCGAGGACATTACGAACGGCGCGATCTCCATGAATGGCGACCGTGTCAGCGATGTTGCTTTCGAGGTGACGCCGGAGCACGCGTTCGACGGCCGGTTCATTATTATCCGCAAAGGCAAAAAGAACTACAGCCTCGTGCGGTTAACTTAG
- a CDS encoding translation initiation factor 2 yields MENNLKLLREIEIARLELIGASLAALGDGIIAVSAGLALELLESEYNREHRQSQQTQQLEEAHRQLDYLIHELLKLRARMS; encoded by the coding sequence ATGGAGAACAACCTTAAGTTGCTCCGAGAGATAGAAATCGCAAGGCTTGAACTGATTGGAGCTTCGCTTGCCGCGTTGGGTGATGGCATCATCGCCGTTTCGGCAGGGCTGGCGCTGGAGCTGCTGGAGAGCGAATACAACAGAGAGCATCGGCAAAGCCAGCAAACCCAGCAGCTGGAGGAAGCGCATCGGCAGCTTGATTACCTGATCCACGAATTGTTGAAGCTTAGAGCACGGATGTCGTGA
- a CDS encoding phage terminase small subunit-related protein, whose protein sequence is MAKERSPNRKIAKQMRVDSGGKMLLKDIAVVLSLGESQIRKWKSQDKSSKSIFPVFLLGLVVLS, encoded by the coding sequence GTGGCAAAAGAGCGGAGCCCAAATCGGAAAATTGCCAAGCAGATGAGGGTGGACAGCGGCGGTAAGATGCTGCTCAAGGACATCGCCGTCGTGCTCAGCCTTGGGGAATCCCAGATACGAAAGTGGAAGAGCCAAGACAAGTCTTCGAAAAGTATATTTCCCGTCTTTCTTCTTGGGCTTGTCGTACTAAGTTGA
- a CDS encoding DNA methyltransferase has product MNAYVHPTQKPLPLLAIPIGNSSKRGDVVVDFFGGAGSTLMTCEQTDRECRLLELDPIFCDIIKERFKSARRASIRF; this is encoded by the coding sequence GTGAATGCTTACGTGCATCCTACGCAGAAGCCACTGCCACTGCTGGCCATCCCGATTGGGAACAGCAGTAAGCGTGGCGATGTTGTGGTTGATTTTTTCGGCGGCGCGGGCTCTACGCTCATGACCTGCGAGCAGACGGATAGGGAATGCCGGCTGCTGGAGCTCGATCCGATCTTCTGCGATATCATCAAAGAGCGCTTCAAGTCAGCGCGACGGGCATCGATCCGGTTCTGA
- a CDS encoding matrixin family metalloprotease has product MKKSIAVKLLLSFSIFATIYTASQATTPQAEAYTTIGGKYGSSNITWNFQGSGSNYAGASTFGVNAWNNANTDVTLTHTNDVTKANIIFRHKDYGNIGWNARCANKPVHTSGTYTRSDIDFNEHTMEAMTISQRTGVSAHELGHAFGLDHVTDKTQVMCTWGNGRTATAPGSDDIKGVNALY; this is encoded by the coding sequence ATGAAAAAAAGTATTGCCGTTAAATTATTACTATCATTTTCTATTTTTGCCACAATCTATACAGCTTCTCAAGCTACAACTCCACAAGCAGAAGCTTACACAACTATTGGTGGTAAGTATGGTAGCAGTAATATTACATGGAACTTTCAAGGGTCAGGCTCCAATTATGCCGGTGCCTCGACTTTCGGCGTAAACGCGTGGAATAATGCTAACACCGATGTTACTCTTACACATACGAATGATGTGACAAAAGCAAATATAATCTTCAGACACAAGGATTATGGGAATATCGGTTGGAATGCACGATGTGCAAATAAACCAGTCCACACTTCTGGCACTTACACTAGATCCGATATTGATTTCAATGAACATACCATGGAAGCTATGACCATATCTCAACGCACTGGTGTTTCTGCACATGAACTTGGACATGCTTTTGGGTTAGATCATGTTACTGACAAAACTCAAGTAATGTGTACTTGGGGTAACGGAAGAACGGCTACTGCTCCTGGTTCTGACGACATAAAAGGCGTAAATGCTCTTTATTAA
- a CDS encoding stalk domain-containing protein produces MNGKLLNQKGTLKNGVATIPILEIAEALGVKVTWNEEKSTVNVEN; encoded by the coding sequence GTGAATGGCAAATTACTGAATCAGAAAGGAACTCTCAAAAACGGAGTTGCGACCATACCCATCCTCGAAATTGCTGAAGCACTAGGAGTAAAAGTGACATGGAACGAAGAGAAAAGTACAGTCAACGTGGAGAATTAA
- a CDS encoding N-acetylmuramoyl-L-alanine amidase, giving the protein MRWRSIKQIVNGRTTSRTVYKERVVPSCDRYPVRSGQATARLIVDHIPSTTSNNRRPGHKLVATTFTIHNTGNPTSSAANERSWLTNPSNKTTASYHIVVDEHESIQCLTLNESSWATGDGINGSGNRTSIRIELCESGDYTNILNRAVSLVAEMLKERGWGVDRLHWHYDWRRLRRTCTVKSAPGSCDM; this is encoded by the coding sequence ATGCGCTGGAGATCGATAAAACAAATCGTAAACGGACGTACCACGTCGCGGACGGTTTATAAGGAGCGTGTCGTCCCATCATGCGATCGCTATCCAGTTCGATCCGGACAAGCTACTGCCAGATTAATTGTGGATCATATCCCATCCACCACGTCGAATAATCGACGTCCAGGGCACAAACTAGTTGCGACAACGTTCACGATTCATAATACTGGAAATCCGACGAGCTCGGCAGCTAACGAGAGGTCATGGCTCACGAACCCGAGCAATAAGACGACAGCCAGTTATCATATCGTTGTTGACGAGCACGAGAGTATCCAATGCCTGACGCTCAACGAGTCCTCATGGGCGACCGGAGACGGAATCAATGGGTCCGGCAACCGGACGTCGATTCGCATTGAACTTTGCGAGAGTGGCGATTATACCAACATTCTAAACCGAGCTGTCTCGTTGGTTGCTGAGATGCTGAAGGAGCGTGGCTGGGGCGTGGATCGGCTACACTGGCATTACGATTGGCGACGTCTCCGTCGGACGTGTACCGTAAAATCTGCCCCCGGCTCATGTGATATGTAA
- the istB gene encoding IS21-like element helper ATPase IstB — translation MVNQPTVRKQHEMRLSAMAESFQAQLLDPGFQELSFEECFSMLVDLEWSRRKNNRLTTLIRKADFQQTNACIEDVEYHADHKLDRTQILRLGTGAYIHDKLNIIIMGASGAGKTYLACAFGIAACRNFLPVKYIRLPELLNELAVASCEGIFQRVMKMYKKVPLLILDEWLLVSLKEDEARDLLEIVEARHQTGSTIFCSQFAPGGWHSKIGESTLADAILDRIVHSSYTITIEGTDSMRKRKGLIN, via the coding sequence ATGGTAAATCAACCGACTGTACGCAAACAGCATGAGATGCGCCTTTCCGCGATGGCAGAGTCGTTCCAAGCCCAATTGCTGGACCCCGGCTTTCAGGAACTGTCGTTTGAAGAGTGTTTCAGCATGCTAGTGGATCTGGAGTGGTCGAGACGTAAGAATAATCGGCTGACCACGTTAATTCGCAAGGCAGACTTCCAACAAACAAATGCCTGTATAGAAGACGTAGAATATCACGCCGATCACAAGCTGGATCGCACTCAAATCCTTCGTCTGGGAACGGGCGCCTACATTCATGACAAACTCAATATCATTATCATGGGCGCTTCGGGTGCAGGGAAAACCTATTTGGCTTGTGCTTTTGGAATCGCCGCCTGCCGCAACTTCCTCCCCGTGAAATATATCCGCCTGCCTGAGTTGCTAAATGAACTGGCGGTTGCAAGTTGCGAAGGGATCTTTCAACGCGTGATGAAGATGTACAAGAAAGTACCGTTACTGATCCTTGACGAATGGTTGCTCGTGTCCCTTAAGGAAGATGAGGCTCGGGACTTGCTTGAGATCGTTGAGGCGCGCCATCAAACCGGCTCCACAATCTTCTGCTCCCAGTTCGCTCCCGGCGGCTGGCATAGCAAAATCGGTGAAAGCACTCTTGCCGATGCCATTCTTGACCGCATTGTGCATTCCTCTTACACGATAACGATTGAAGGCACGGATTCCATGCGAAAACGCAAAGGACTAATAAATTAA
- a CDS encoding restriction endonuclease, which produces MARRRRKEQVDPAQALTGMLMLGAFFGMYKLTNSFVGGSIAAGCVLGAYISIVMIVNQKHTERLKRSGIADIDKMDGRTFELYLGHLFRSHGYETEVTQAAGDYGADLVIKKGGQKIVVQAKRYSKNVGLKAVQEAHTAMNHYGASEAWVVTNRDYTEQAYTLAKSNGVRLIKREQLIEMILAVNPGQSSGSKTTAKDDQVSTSAVPVAAADEEPDDLECPKCGYLLVKRNGKRGEFYGCSNFPKCRHTRTIDEFAESV; this is translated from the coding sequence ATGGCGAGAAGACGACGGAAAGAACAAGTAGATCCTGCTCAAGCTTTGACTGGTATGTTAATGCTGGGAGCGTTTTTTGGAATGTACAAGCTAACAAACTCCTTCGTAGGCGGCTCGATAGCGGCTGGCTGTGTACTTGGAGCGTATATTTCAATCGTGATGATCGTTAACCAAAAGCATACCGAACGTCTTAAACGGTCCGGAATAGCAGATATAGACAAGATGGATGGACGCACATTTGAGCTGTACTTAGGGCATCTATTTCGCTCTCACGGTTATGAAACGGAAGTGACTCAAGCGGCTGGTGATTATGGCGCAGATCTGGTTATTAAAAAAGGTGGGCAAAAGATCGTAGTCCAGGCAAAACGCTATAGTAAGAACGTCGGATTGAAAGCTGTGCAGGAAGCGCATACAGCGATGAATCATTATGGAGCTTCTGAAGCATGGGTTGTGACGAATAGAGATTACACCGAACAAGCCTACACACTAGCAAAGTCTAATGGTGTGCGGCTAATCAAGAGAGAGCAGCTCATAGAGATGATCTTAGCGGTTAACCCGGGTCAGTCATCTGGAAGCAAGACTACTGCAAAGGATGATCAGGTATCAACCTCTGCAGTGCCGGTAGCTGCTGCTGATGAAGAACCGGATGATCTCGAATGCCCGAAGTGTGGGTATTTATTGGTCAAACGAAATGGAAAGCGCGGTGAATTTTATGGCTGCTCTAACTTTCCGAAATGCCGGCATACTCGAACTATTGATGAATTCGCTGAAAGTGTGTAA
- a CDS encoding excalibur calcium-binding domain-containing protein: protein MYYKNCTAVRAAGADPIYVGDPGYAKHLDRDGDGVGCEK from the coding sequence GTGTATTACAAGAATTGCACAGCTGTTCGCGCAGCCGGAGCTGACCCAATTTATGTAGGAGATCCCGGCTACGCCAAACACCTTGATCGGGATGGCGATGGTGTGGGCTGCGAAAAATAA
- a CDS encoding phosphodiester glycosidase family protein, which translates to MIAHKRIRIRSGKVEEGPLTYPRSGQYSKSEGWTDIRAVDVPAAAVLRVELVTGKGKTVSKILADMVKQHGGNWICFNASYFNDANGALLGLTYQDGKAIYPDVSGKTEDRPHLYYKNGQFGIGRLSSPVSVKMAVCGVPTLSKAGKAIDPPPTAEKTPSDVLGDNPRMIAGIKPDGTLGLIVVDGRGPYDKGLTTKEASIMAVHFGYPESVNLDGGGSATLATNNRLLLDALEIDKANGKRTYHVADMSANYDDRETHHAVCIQFDPDKLLPDYIIDHIPTSTLHNRRPGHKLEATTITFHNVGNPTSTARNERNWLTNPNNDVTASYNIVLDDKMTIECIPLNESAWAAGDGANGPGNRTSIHVEICESGNYARTLERAVDLAVKMLKERNWGVDRLRRHWDWPRPSDGYRKICPRLMYDGGTWAGWIDFKARISAALNPPIVTPDPEQPTKPVDDVTGHWAQDALREAIKDGVLAGYPDGTIRPDEPLTRAQYAVILSRGKR; encoded by the coding sequence ATGATCGCCCATAAGCGAATACGGATCCGATCCGGAAAAGTCGAAGAGGGGCCGCTGACGTATCCTCGCAGCGGCCAGTACAGCAAGTCAGAGGGTTGGACAGATATTCGTGCCGTCGATGTACCGGCAGCAGCTGTTCTACGAGTGGAACTTGTAACGGGTAAAGGTAAGACAGTTTCTAAGATTCTGGCCGACATGGTCAAGCAGCATGGCGGCAACTGGATCTGCTTCAACGCCAGTTACTTCAACGACGCAAACGGCGCACTCCTCGGCCTGACGTACCAGGACGGCAAAGCAATATATCCGGACGTATCGGGCAAGACGGAGGACCGCCCACACCTGTATTACAAGAATGGACAATTTGGCATCGGACGACTCTCAAGTCCAGTGAGCGTAAAGATGGCTGTGTGCGGCGTTCCGACGCTCTCCAAGGCTGGCAAAGCAATCGACCCGCCGCCAACTGCTGAGAAAACACCGTCGGACGTGCTTGGTGACAACCCGCGCATGATCGCGGGGATCAAGCCTGACGGCACGCTCGGCCTAATCGTCGTTGACGGCCGCGGCCCGTACGACAAGGGACTGACGACCAAAGAGGCGAGCATCATGGCGGTGCATTTCGGGTATCCGGAGTCCGTCAATCTGGACGGCGGAGGATCTGCGACGCTGGCTACAAATAATCGCTTGCTGCTCGATGCGCTGGAGATCGACAAGGCGAACGGCAAACGGACGTATCATGTGGCGGATATGAGCGCCAATTACGACGATCGGGAGACGCATCATGCGGTCTGTATTCAGTTCGATCCGGACAAGCTTCTGCCGGATTACATCATCGACCATATCCCGACCAGCACGCTGCACAACAGGCGTCCAGGTCACAAGCTTGAGGCGACGACGATTACATTTCATAATGTGGGCAACCCGACCAGTACGGCCCGAAACGAGCGCAACTGGCTCACCAATCCAAATAATGACGTGACGGCGAGCTATAACATCGTCTTGGATGATAAGATGACGATTGAGTGCATCCCGCTGAACGAGTCCGCTTGGGCTGCTGGAGATGGCGCCAATGGGCCCGGCAACCGAACATCGATTCACGTCGAGATATGCGAGAGTGGCAATTACGCCAGGACGCTTGAGCGAGCCGTCGATTTAGCGGTCAAGATGCTCAAAGAACGGAATTGGGGCGTGGACCGACTTCGCCGACATTGGGACTGGCCACGACCATCTGATGGCTATCGTAAGATATGCCCGCGCCTGATGTACGACGGTGGCACTTGGGCAGGCTGGATTGATTTTAAGGCACGAATTTCCGCAGCACTCAATCCACCGATCGTAACGCCGGATCCGGAGCAACCCACCAAGCCCGTCGATGATGTAACCGGACATTGGGCACAAGATGCGCTCCGTGAAGCGATTAAGGACGGTGTGCTTGCTGGGTACCCTGATGGCACTATCCGCCCGGACGAGCCCCTGACGCGGGCGCAGTATGCTGTGATACTGTCAAGGGGAAAACGCTAA
- a CDS encoding holin — MTKPWIKAATIRAVKTAAQTAIASIGATTVFNQVDWRIVGGTVLLATVSSFLTSLAGLPEVDADDRP; from the coding sequence ATGACAAAGCCCTGGATTAAAGCTGCAACCATAAGAGCGGTTAAAACCGCAGCACAAACGGCAATTGCATCAATTGGAGCAACAACGGTATTTAATCAGGTGGACTGGCGCATTGTTGGGGGCACGGTGCTACTGGCTACCGTCTCGAGCTTTTTGACGTCATTGGCCGGTCTGCCGGAGGTTGATGCAGATGATCGCCCATAA